The DNA region AGAAGTCAGGGAACTGATAAGTATTGGTGACGATATCTTTGAAGCTAGGAATATTCTTGAGGAGCATGGGTTTAAGATCAGCTATGGGCCAAAGTTCCCAACGGATAGCAGGTCGTACTATCAAATGATAATCGACTATGGCCTTCACCCAACAGGTTGGGAAAAAATGAAACTTGCCGCAGGAAGACCAGGTGTGAATAAGCCAATTTGGGGAGAGGTTCGAGCAGATCCTTCTGGGAGAATTACAAGCATTAGGTAGCGTGAATGAAATGATCTCCCTGCTCACAGAACTGCGTCAGGCGCGAAACCTCAAATCCCCGGCAAAAACCGCGTCGGGGTCTTCGGACATATAAAACCTGGACAGTCATTTTCTGGGATCTGACGAGCGGGGAGGTTGAGGCAGGATGGTGGTGTTGGCGGGGGCTCAGTGGCGGCCTGCGGGCTCGGTTCGACGGTGTGGCTTGGCCTGCTTAGGATTGGCGGTGTGACATAGGGCTGAAGCCCTGTGCTTTGATCCAGCCTCCCTTCAGGAGTGCATGGGGGGGCGGAAAGAAGATCAGGAGGGGCGTTTTCGAGGTTTATCGGGTGGTTGGATCGCCTATTCAGGGCTCGGTGACGGGGGAGGTGTCACCCCATGCCGTTGGCATGGGCTGTGTTGGGACGCACCTCCGGTGCTGGGCGGTGGGCGGCAAATTCTGACGCGTATAAATCCGCTTCGGGCGTGACTGGCGTTTTGAGAAGCTGATGACGATTTCGGGACGCATGATTTGTGGTCAGGAAGGTCGGAGATCCGGTCGCCATCGAGGTCATTCGCTTTCGGCACACAAAAAAAAGCCACCCCGTTGCAGGCGGGTGCTGCAACGGGGTGGCTGGAATGAGCGGTCTGTGACTTAGTTCGCCACGATGTTCACCAGTCGTCCTGGGACGACGATGACTTTGCGGACGGTAAGGCCGTCGATGTTGGCTTTCACCTTGTCGCTGGCGAGGGCGAGGGCTTCGATCTCGTCCTTTGGTGCGTCTTTGTTCACGCGGAGCTTGTCGCGGAGCTTGCCGTTGACCTGGATGACAACCTCGATCTCGGTTTCGATCAGGTATTCCTCCACGAACTGTGGCCAGGCCTGCTCCGAGAGCATCGTTGCCTCGGTGGCGAATTGCTTCGACACCAATGCGTTGAGCTCCTCGGTGAGGTGCGGGGCGAATGGGTTGAGTACCTTGAGCAGGTCGTTGAATAGGCTCAGCGGCACCACATCGGCGTTGGTGAACGCGTTGGTGCAGATCATCATCTGGGAGATGGCGGTGTTGAACGACAGCTTCTCGATGTCTTCGCCGACCTTCTTGATGGTTTCGTGGGTGACCTTGCGCAGGGTGGCGTCGGAGTCAGCCGGGACATCCTGGATCTTGCCATTGAAGGTCCACTTGCCGTCCTGGCCTTGTTCGAAGGCGACGCGCCAGACGCGGGCAAGGAAGCGGGACACGCCCTCGACTCCCTTCATCTGCCATGGTTTGACCTGCTCGAGTGGGCCCATGAACATTTCGTACAAGCGCAGAGCATCGGCACCGTATTCGCGCACGACGTCGTCCGGGTTGACCACGTTGCCGAGCGATTTTGACATCTTCTGGCCGTCTTCGCCGAGGATCAGTCCCTGGTTCACCAGCTTCTGGAACGGCTCGTTGGTCGAGAGATGGCCGAGGTCGTTGAGGACCTTGTGCCAGAAACGCGCGTACAACAGGTGCAACACCGCGTGCTCCGTGCCGCCGACGTAGAGGTCGACGCCACCTGGCTTGTCGCCGCCCATCCAGTAGTCTTCCGCCTCTTTCGAGATGAAGCGCTCGGTGTTGTTCGGGTCGCAGTAGCGCAGGTAGTACCAGCACGATCCGGCCCACTGCGGCATGGTGTTGGTTTCGCGCTTGGCGTTTTCGCTGTAGTTGATCCAATCGGTGGCTTTTGCTAATGGGCCTTCCGGCGATCCGGTTGGTTTGAAGTCGTCCATTTCCGGCTGCAGCACGGGCAGTTCGGCTTCGTCGACAGGGAAGTGGTTGCCGGATTCCTGATCCCACAGGATTGGGAATGGCTCGCCCCAGTAGCGCTGGCGGCTGAAGAGCCAATCGCGCAACTTGTAGTTGGTCTTGAACGTGCCTTTGCCGTTGTCACGAAGCCACTGGATGATCGCCTTCTTGGCGTCCTTGGTCTTCATGCCGTCGAGGAAGCCGGAATTGACCGACTTGCCGTTGCCGGTGAAGCCCTTCCAATCCGATCCGTCGGTTGGCTCGACCACCTGGATGATCGGCAGTTCGAACTTGGTGGCGAACTCGAAGTCGCGCTCGTCGTGGGCAGGAACCGCCATGATGGCGCCGGTGCCGTAGCCCATCATCACGTAGTCGGCGATCCAGACCGGGATCTTTTCGTTGTTCACCGGGTTGATGGCGTACGCGCCGGTGAAGACGCCGGACTTGTCCTTGTTCAGCTCGCCACGCTCCAAGTCGGACTTGGAGGCGCAGGCTTTGACGTAGGCTGCGATTTCGTCCTTCTGTTCGGCGGTGGTGATTTCGTTCACCAGCGGGTGTTCCGGAGCGAGCACCATGTAGGTCGCGCCGAAGAGCGTGTCGGGACGGGTGGTGAAAACGGTGACCTCGTGGCCTTCGATGTCGAACTGCACCTCGGCGCCGGTCGACTTGCCGATCCAGTTGCGCTGGAGGGCTTTGATCGAATCCGGCCAGTCGAGTGGCTCGAGTTCGTCGATCAGGCGCTGGGCGTACTTGGTGATACGCAACATCCACTGGCGCAGCGGACGGCGTTCCACGGTGTGGCCCTTGGCTTTCCATTCTTCCACTTCCTCGTTGGCCAATACGGTGCCGAGATCCGGCGACCAGTTCACCGGAGCTTCGGAAATGAAGGCCAAGCGCTCGGCGTCGATTTGTTCACGGGTCCACCCTTTGGCCTCGAGCTCGCTGATCGGCGCGGCTTTCTGGGTTTCTTCGTTGAAATAGGAATTGTAGAGCTGGAGGAAGATCCACTGGGTCCAGCGCACGTAGTTCGGGTCGGTCGTGTTGACTTCGCGGTCCCAGTCGTATGCGAACCCGAGCGACTTCAGCTGACGGCGGAAGTTGTCGACATTCTGCTCGGTGGTGATGCGCGGGTGCTGGCCGGTTTTGATTGCGTACTGCTCGGCCGGCAGACCGAAGGCGTCCCAGCCCATTGGGTGGAGCACGTTGAAGCCATTCATCCGCTTGTAACGGCCGAGGATGTCGGTGGCGGTGTAGCCTTCAGGGTGACCGACGTGAAGCCCCGCACCGGATGGATACGGGAACATGTCGAGCACGAAGAACTTGGGCTTGGTCGCGTCGAAGTCCGCATCGCCTGGATTCGGTGTGCGGTAGGTCTTCTCAGCATCCCAGCGCTGCTGCCACTGGGACTCAAACTCGTCGAACGGGAAAGGTTTGCGTCGGTCGCTCATGGTGAAATAGGTAGCGCGAGAAACCCCAAGGGCAAGAACCACCTGCGCATCAGCCGCAGATTGGTTGGATTGGGGGGGGAATATGGGTTTCACGAGGAGGGAGGGGAGTCCGCAGATGGGGGGGATGAGAGAGGATGGTTTGAATCCGCAGATGATGGGGATGGCGCGGATTTGGGCTCACGCAGAGACGCTAAGACGCAGAGGTGGAAGGATTTTGGGAGTGCGGTGAGAATCACCGCTTTGGCATTTGGTGGAGGTGGCGGGGTGCGCACTCTGGTTGAATTGGGGGGATATGGGTTTCACGCGGAAGGATGGGAGTCCGCAGATGGGTAGGATGAGAGAGGATGGTTTGAGTCCGCAGATGATGGGGATGGCGCGGATTTGGGCTCACGCAGAGACGCTAAGACGCAGAGGTGGATGGATTTTGGGAGTGCGGTGTCCGGTCGTTGGGGGAGGGGGCCATCGGGAGGCGTCGTGCGCTTCGGTGGGGCCGCACGCTCGGCCGAGGGTGGGGTGCGGTTTTCCTGGGGGCGCGCTCGCCGGAGGCTCGCTGACCCCAGGCTGTTATGAGATTCGCCTTCAGCGAGGGATTTGCGGCGCCGAGGCTTGGCGTTGTAAGCGAAGTCTCTACGGACTGATCAATTAGATCTCGACCGATCGGTTTCAGCCGATAAGCATTGCCGGAGTGAATACAATGTCCGAATTTTCCAAGCCAAAGCAGATCGTTGGGTTGATCGTGTCGTTCGTCGTTTGTTTCGCGGTTTCGGCGGTGGGGGCTGCGGCGTCGTTTCAGGCGCAGGCGGTGTATGGGAAGTTCGAGCAACCGGCATGGGCGCCACCGGGGTGGTTGTTTGGTCCGGTATGGACTTTGTTGTTCTCGATGATGGCGGTGGCGGCGTGGCTGGTCTGGCGGCGCGGCGGGTTCAAAGCCCAGCGGGTGGCGTTGTCGGTTTTTGCGTTCCAGTTGGTGCTCAATGGTCTGTGGAGCTGGCTTTTCTTCGCTTGGCGTATGGGAGGCTGGGCGTTTGCCGAGATCCTTTTGTTATTCGGCGCGATTGTCTGGACGATCGTGGTCTTCCGGCGGGTCAGCGGTGTCGCTGCCGGGTTGTTGGTGCCCTATTGGCTGTGGGTGGGTTTTGCGTCGGTGCTCAACTACGTGCTGTGGCAGATGAACCCGGGGCTGCTCGGTGGGTGAGCGGTAGACTGTTTGGCGCGGTGTTGGCTGGTTTCTGAACTCACAGGTGTTAGCCATGGACAGGAGTGTCCATGCTCCATCGGGTATTCAGCGGAGCGAATGAATGATGATTTCTATCGCAGGCTTTGTCGGGATTGGAAGTTGTGTGTTGGCATTTGGCGGCCACGAGAATTGAGGTAGGGGGGCATCCCATTCTCTCTGGCGGGCGTTGATTTAGGGTATGAGCACGTACCCTAAGACATTTTCGCACATTGGTTTGTCGGTTCCGGACCTGGAGGCGGCGGTGAAGTTCTACGAGGAGGTCATGGGGTGGTACACGATCATGCAGCCCAGCGAGGTGGTGGAGGAACAGGAGACGGCGATCGGCAAGATGTGTATCGATGTGTTTGGCGAGGGGTGGGGCAGTTTCAAAATCGCCCACCTGTCCACCGGCGATAAGATCGGGATCGAGTTGTTCGAGTTCCGTAACAACGAAACGCCCAAGGAATTTGCCTATTGGAAAACGGGGACCTTTCACTTCTGCGTTCAGGATCCGGATATCGAAGGACTGACGGAGAAAATCGTGGCGGCAGGCGGCAAGCAGCGGATGCCGATCCGTGCGTATTACCCGGGTGAGAAGCCGTACAAGATGGTCTATGTCGAGGACCCGTTCGGGATTGTATTCGAGATCTACACGCACAGTTATGAGCTGACCTATTCGGCCGGTGCGTATTGACCCGCACAACGAGCATACAAAATGTAAATTTTTTGGTTAACGTTGCGGAAGCGGTGTCCATTGTGACCGAAGCGGCTGGTGTCGCTTGTGCTTTCGCTCCATGAACGAATCCGAATCCAGTTACGAATTTGTCGGCTTGCTCACCGACCACCAGGACATCTTGCGGATGTTTATTTCGTCGTTGGTGCCTGGCAGTCCAGACGTGCGGGATCTGGTGCAGGAGGTGAACATCGTGCTTTGGCGCAAGCGCGATGACTTTGAAATGGGAAGCAATTTTGCGGCGTGGGCGTGCACCGTTGCCCGCAACAAAGTGCGGGACTACCGCAAGAAGAAGGCTCGCTCGGGGTGGTTGGTCTTTTCCGATGAGCTCGCGGAGATGCTCGAACAGGAGGCGTTGCCCGCTGATCCGCTGGCTGCGGATGCGCGGCGCTCTGCATTGGCCCGCTGTTTGAACAATTTGAAACCCACCGAGCGGGAGATGTTGGAACAGCGGTATCAGAGCCGGTCTGAGGACATGGACGCGTTCGCTCAGAAGTTGGGGCGTACCCGGGCGTCGCTGCGGGTAACATTGTGTCGATTGCGCGCTGCCTTGCGGAAGTGTGTTGCATCGCAGTTGATTCGCGAAGGGGGGGGCATCTGATGCGCGAGGGAAGGTTTCAGGATTTGTTGTCGCGCTTGGTCGAGCGTGATTTGGATGCTGATGAGATGGCGGAGTTGGATGCGTGGCTTCGACAGTCTTCGGAGGCACGGCGCGAGTATCTTGAGTACGTGGCGAATGATGTGCTGCTACAGGCGGAGCTGGCTCCGGTTGCAAGCTCCGGGGGTGACCGTCAGAGGGTGATTTCGATGCGCGATGTGCTGCGGATGCGTCGTGCGCGGGAGGTTAGGATTGCCGTAGCCGCTGCTGCTGCCGTGTTGTTGGTTTCCGCATTGGTGCTGAGTTTGTTGCGGGTGGATCAGTCGGTGGAATATGCACTGGAGGTGGAATTGGCTCCCGATAGTAGCTACACCATCGAGCATTTGCAGGACGGCAAATTGGTGGCTGCCTCGGATGCTGCGATGCGTGTGGGATCGCGAATGGTGCTGGAGCAGGGTGTCGTGCAGTTGGGGTTCGAGTCAGGTGTGACTGCTGTGGTGCAGGCGCCGGCGGAGCTGACGTTGCGGTCGGAGAGTGCACTGGAGCTAACGCGCGGCAAGGGGTGGTTCCGCGTTGAGGATGGCGCAGAGGGCTTCGAAGTGGTGACTCCTGAGTTCACTGTAAAAGATCTGGGGACGGAGTTCGGGGTGGTGTCGGTCGATGACGGCGCAGATCAGGTGCATGTATTCGAGGGGATCGTTGAAGTGACTCACGGTGCTGGTGCAGGCTCGGCCGTGGTTCTTAATGGAGGGGCGGCGCGCGAATTGGTGGACGGTGGTGATTTGCGTGAGGTGGCGCTCGCTCCGCATCAGTTTCTCAAGGAGTTGCCGGAGTATGTGCCCTACGTGCATTGGGCTTTTGAACCGCGGGACGGTTATGTAGACCTTGTGGCGGGTGGTACGCATCCGCTCGCCGAGGTGATGGAAACCGGCTTTCGAGCGCAGTCTGCTCCGGCGTCATTTGTCTCGACTCCTGGGGTTTTCGGGCAGGCGTTGCACGATATGGGGCAAGGCGGTTTAATTGGTACCGATTGGCCGGGGATTGGTGGCGATGCGCCGCGTACGATTGCCTACTGGGTGAAGCTGGAAGAGGGACACCGTTATCTTTATCCCGTGCTGGGATGGGGGGAGCGACGACTCGATCCAACACGCGTGGACAAAGCCGACGGTCCCGATACCAGTGCGTTTTTCTCGTTTGTGGAATCGCTGGATGCTGATTCGGGCAATACAGTGGCCGGCTTGTCATTTGGGGGCTACTGGGTGAAGGGGCGTCGTCACATTGGCGATGGTAAGTGGCACCATGTGGTGCAGGTCTTTTCAGGTAAGTATCTTCCCAATGGTGCGCCGCATGTGGTGCAATATGTGGATGGTTGGCAGGACCGGACCGATTCCTTCTACCATGAGTACTGGATGGAAAGGGATGCCGAGAGGATCGAGGTGGCGACCGAGGTGAGCAGTCCTCAGTCGGTGCCGGTCTCAATGGCGAGCTCTTTGTTTTCGGCTGATGGTCCGGGCTCGCTGTCGCCTTTGATGTTGGATGAGGTCTATGTCATCGAGGGGGCGATCAACTCGTTCCGAGTGCGCCAGTTGATGGAGGAGAACCGAGTGGGCGAAGGGGAGTAAACGTTGTTTGTGTTTTTTGGTTAACGCTCAGTTGGTTGTGTCCATTTGACCTGTATGGCAGCTAATCAGGCTCCGGCCGAGTGTCGGGGGGGCTCACGCCTGCCTACTACCAACAAACACAATCACCATGATCAAAATATCTATCACCTCACTGATCGCTGGGGCTGCCATGATTGGCGTAGCCAGCGCGGCGACTTCTTTAACCAATCAGTTGCTGGTCAACTTCGATGGCTCGTTGGCTGGATCGACCTACACATTGGGTGGCGGGGAAATCGACACTACGGGAACATTTTCGGCCAGTGGCGGCGTGGGAGTCGTTCCAGGTTCGGCATTTGTCGCCGGAGGGACTGACGGCTTTACTCTCGATCCCACATCTATCGGGACGCTCACGAGTACCAGCTGGGTTGCTGAGACTGTGGTGAGCTTTAATACATTCGGAGGTGGGCAATTAACGGCTATCAGTGTTCAGGGTGACACCGACTTCCGTATCAATAACAATGGAGGCGAACTGCAAGTGGGGTATTGGGACGGAGGGACCTACGGGAGCGTGGCAGGCGATCTTCCCGATGTAGGGGTGCCGGTGCATCTCGCGATGGTGTGGGATGCTACAAACTCCAGTCTCACCGGTTATGTGAACGGAGTGATGCTCGGAACAGTGGATAACAATGACTTTGCTGTGCCGGATTCTTCGTACGTGAGCTACGGTTTCTTCGATCGCTCCGGTTTCGAAGGGCGCGGAATCGATGCGGAGATGTACGGGGCGGCATTTTCCACCTTCACCGGCACCTTTGATGAAGGAGCTGACTTTCAGTTGAGTCTGGCGACCAACGTGCCCGAGCCGACCTCGACCACGCTGCTTGGTCTTGGTGGCTTGGCTTTGATTCTGCGACGCCGTCCCTAACTGATTGCCGGGGGCTGTGCGCAGAGGCTCGAATGTTAGAACATCCACCATCGGCTAGCCGGTGGTGGATGTTCTGTTTTTTGAGGAAGGATTTTGTTAACGCCCGTTTGCGCCTGTCCATTGAGGTGTGTGACAGGTGGCGAGGCGTAGTGCCGGCCAGAGCTGTCGCATTAACCAATAGATAAAACGATGAAAAAAACGATGATGACAGCGCTGTTTGCCGGCGCTGCAATGATGGGGGCTGCTAATGCCGCGGTCTTGATTGGAGATGGAGTGAACAATGGTGGCTTTGTAAGCACCACAACTGGTCGGACGGAGGGCACTGCTCTCACGGATTGGACCATCACAGGAGCCAAGGTCTGGCTCAATACGGGTGGATCAACACTCACTACCGCGCCGTTTGGTGCTGATGTTGCAGCGAACTCGCGGTCGGTTCAGCTTGAGGATGACGGTGGGGTGACCCTTACTTCGGCCGCAGTTGCATTGGTTGCTGGTGAGTCGCTGACATTTGCGATCGACTGGTTGACTGCAGGTTCGGGAGCTGAGCATACCTTGACTATGGATTTGTGGGATGGAAGCAATAGCATCGCGTTGGGTGTCTTGAGTACGACTGGAGGTCCAACGAGTTACACTCAGTTTGATAGCGCAGCTTCGGTGGGAGTGAGTGGCAATTACCAATTGCGTATGACCCTGACTGGTGGAGCAGGTCAAGGCAGGGACATTCATGTGGACCGTGTCTATTTGGAGTCCACAGCCCAGGCGGTGCCTGAGCCATCGTCGACCGCATTGCTTGGTCTTGGTGGCCTGGCGCTGATTTTGCGTCGCCGCAAGTAAGCGGTTGATGCGGGGCTTTCGTGAAGCCCCCCCGGATTGTGATCCGGGATCCTCCATCGCCCGAAATCGGGAGGGGGGTGGAGGAATGCTTTTTTGTGGTGGTTGTGGTGTGGTTAGAAATGCGGGTGAATTTTGTGTTAACGCTGACCGGGTGTCGTCCATGTACGGGTGTGGCGGGCTGGCTGCGTGCGGTTTGGTGCCGTTGCGGGCTGCCTGCTAAACAAAAAAACCTAGACATAATGATGAAAAAAACGATGGCAACGCTCCTTGTGGGCGCCGCGATGATCGGGTCCTCCAGCGCAGCCCTGCATATTCAGGAGTTGTTCGATGGGATGGCAGCTGACACGAATATTGGTGGCCAGGGCGATAGTTCGACTACAGTTGGCCTCACAGGAACTTGGGCGGCCACTGGAAGTACCGGGATCAACACCGCAAATAACTTCAACGTCGATGGCGGCACGTTGCCGGGTTTGGCTTCCAATGCCGGAGCTCAGGGTGGCGTCTGGAATGGAACTGGTAGCTGGGATACCGGCATCTATGCGACTCGCGGCATGACCTCGTCGATCGACTTCAACAGTGACGGGGTGATCTATTTCAGTGTTCGTTTGCGCAACCACGGGGACACCGCGATGGGGATGGGTTTCGCTTCTGGTGCGGGAGGTTCGTCCGAGTTTGTTGGCGCCGGCTTCAGCTGGAATAACTTTACCGGCGGAAGTGGCAACGCCGCATACATTTCCCATGGCACGCTTGATGGAGGTCAGGGTGTCTACGGCCAGCAGGCTGCCGAGGCAGCTGGTGGCGTTAATGGGTACGGCCTCCTGGTGGGGCGGATTACCCTCAGTTCGACTGGTAACGACTTGATCGATATCATGCGCTATGCGGAGAATGATACGATTGACAACAACCTTTCGTCGATCAGTTGGACGGCACAGAGTGCGTTCGACTCGTCGATGAGCGCCAGTCATCTGCTCTTGTGGATGAATGGTAGCGGTGGAGGTGAGCTTGATGCGATCCGCGTTGGCTCTGATTGGGTCGATGTTACTGGTGTGAATGCGGTTCCTGAGCCGTCGTCGACCGCATTGCTTGGCCTTGGTGGGCTTGCTTTGATCCTACGTCGCCGCAAGTAAGCGGTTGA from Sulfuriroseicoccus oceanibius includes:
- a CDS encoding PEP-CTERM sorting domain-containing protein, with translation MIKISITSLIAGAAMIGVASAATSLTNQLLVNFDGSLAGSTYTLGGGEIDTTGTFSASGGVGVVPGSAFVAGGTDGFTLDPTSIGTLTSTSWVAETVVSFNTFGGGQLTAISVQGDTDFRINNNGGELQVGYWDGGTYGSVAGDLPDVGVPVHLAMVWDATNSSLTGYVNGVMLGTVDNNDFAVPDSSYVSYGFFDRSGFEGRGIDAEMYGAAFSTFTGTFDEGADFQLSLATNVPEPTSTTLLGLGGLALILRRRP
- a CDS encoding sigma-70 family RNA polymerase sigma factor, giving the protein MNESESSYEFVGLLTDHQDILRMFISSLVPGSPDVRDLVQEVNIVLWRKRDDFEMGSNFAAWACTVARNKVRDYRKKKARSGWLVFSDELAEMLEQEALPADPLAADARRSALARCLNNLKPTEREMLEQRYQSRSEDMDAFAQKLGRTRASLRVTLCRLRAALRKCVASQLIREGGGI
- the leuS gene encoding leucine--tRNA ligase, whose translation is MSDRRKPFPFDEFESQWQQRWDAEKTYRTPNPGDADFDATKPKFFVLDMFPYPSGAGLHVGHPEGYTATDILGRYKRMNGFNVLHPMGWDAFGLPAEQYAIKTGQHPRITTEQNVDNFRRQLKSLGFAYDWDREVNTTDPNYVRWTQWIFLQLYNSYFNEETQKAAPISELEAKGWTREQIDAERLAFISEAPVNWSPDLGTVLANEEVEEWKAKGHTVERRPLRQWMLRITKYAQRLIDELEPLDWPDSIKALQRNWIGKSTGAEVQFDIEGHEVTVFTTRPDTLFGATYMVLAPEHPLVNEITTAEQKDEIAAYVKACASKSDLERGELNKDKSGVFTGAYAINPVNNEKIPVWIADYVMMGYGTGAIMAVPAHDERDFEFATKFELPIIQVVEPTDGSDWKGFTGNGKSVNSGFLDGMKTKDAKKAIIQWLRDNGKGTFKTNYKLRDWLFSRQRYWGEPFPILWDQESGNHFPVDEAELPVLQPEMDDFKPTGSPEGPLAKATDWINYSENAKRETNTMPQWAGSCWYYLRYCDPNNTERFISKEAEDYWMGGDKPGGVDLYVGGTEHAVLHLLYARFWHKVLNDLGHLSTNEPFQKLVNQGLILGEDGQKMSKSLGNVVNPDDVVREYGADALRLYEMFMGPLEQVKPWQMKGVEGVSRFLARVWRVAFEQGQDGKWTFNGKIQDVPADSDATLRKVTHETIKKVGEDIEKLSFNTAISQMMICTNAFTNADVVPLSLFNDLLKVLNPFAPHLTEELNALVSKQFATEATMLSEQAWPQFVEEYLIETEIEVVIQVNGKLRDKLRVNKDAPKDEIEALALASDKVKANIDGLTVRKVIVVPGRLVNIVAN
- a CDS encoding PEP-CTERM sorting domain-containing protein (PEP-CTERM proteins occur, often in large numbers, in the proteomes of bacteria that also encode an exosortase, a predicted intramembrane cysteine proteinase. The presence of a PEP-CTERM domain at a protein's C-terminus predicts cleavage within the sorting domain, followed by covalent anchoring to some some component of the (usually Gram-negative) cell surface. Many PEP-CTERM proteins exhibit an unusual sequence composition that includes large numbers of potential glycosylation sites. Expression of one such protein has been shown restore the ability of a bacterium to form floc, a type of biofilm.), whose protein sequence is MATLLVGAAMIGSSSAALHIQELFDGMAADTNIGGQGDSSTTVGLTGTWAATGSTGINTANNFNVDGGTLPGLASNAGAQGGVWNGTGSWDTGIYATRGMTSSIDFNSDGVIYFSVRLRNHGDTAMGMGFASGAGGSSEFVGAGFSWNNFTGGSGNAAYISHGTLDGGQGVYGQQAAEAAGGVNGYGLLVGRITLSSTGNDLIDIMRYAENDTIDNNLSSISWTAQSAFDSSMSASHLLLWMNGSGGGELDAIRVGSDWVDVTGVNAVPEPSSTALLGLGGLALILRRRK
- a CDS encoding TspO/MBR family protein, producing the protein MSEFSKPKQIVGLIVSFVVCFAVSAVGAAASFQAQAVYGKFEQPAWAPPGWLFGPVWTLLFSMMAVAAWLVWRRGGFKAQRVALSVFAFQLVLNGLWSWLFFAWRMGGWAFAEILLLFGAIVWTIVVFRRVSGVAAGLLVPYWLWVGFASVLNYVLWQMNPGLLGG
- a CDS encoding lactoylglutathione lyase family protein; the encoded protein is MSTYPKTFSHIGLSVPDLEAAVKFYEEVMGWYTIMQPSEVVEEQETAIGKMCIDVFGEGWGSFKIAHLSTGDKIGIELFEFRNNETPKEFAYWKTGTFHFCVQDPDIEGLTEKIVAAGGKQRMPIRAYYPGEKPYKMVYVEDPFGIVFEIYTHSYELTYSAGAY
- a CDS encoding PEP-CTERM sorting domain-containing protein (PEP-CTERM proteins occur, often in large numbers, in the proteomes of bacteria that also encode an exosortase, a predicted intramembrane cysteine proteinase. The presence of a PEP-CTERM domain at a protein's C-terminus predicts cleavage within the sorting domain, followed by covalent anchoring to some some component of the (usually Gram-negative) cell surface. Many PEP-CTERM proteins exhibit an unusual sequence composition that includes large numbers of potential glycosylation sites. Expression of one such protein has been shown restore the ability of a bacterium to form floc, a type of biofilm.), which gives rise to MKKTMMTALFAGAAMMGAANAAVLIGDGVNNGGFVSTTTGRTEGTALTDWTITGAKVWLNTGGSTLTTAPFGADVAANSRSVQLEDDGGVTLTSAAVALVAGESLTFAIDWLTAGSGAEHTLTMDLWDGSNSIALGVLSTTGGPTSYTQFDSAASVGVSGNYQLRMTLTGGAGQGRDIHVDRVYLESTAQAVPEPSSTALLGLGGLALILRRRK
- a CDS encoding FecR domain-containing protein; this encodes MREGRFQDLLSRLVERDLDADEMAELDAWLRQSSEARREYLEYVANDVLLQAELAPVASSGGDRQRVISMRDVLRMRRAREVRIAVAAAAAVLLVSALVLSLLRVDQSVEYALEVELAPDSSYTIEHLQDGKLVAASDAAMRVGSRMVLEQGVVQLGFESGVTAVVQAPAELTLRSESALELTRGKGWFRVEDGAEGFEVVTPEFTVKDLGTEFGVVSVDDGADQVHVFEGIVEVTHGAGAGSAVVLNGGAARELVDGGDLREVALAPHQFLKELPEYVPYVHWAFEPRDGYVDLVAGGTHPLAEVMETGFRAQSAPASFVSTPGVFGQALHDMGQGGLIGTDWPGIGGDAPRTIAYWVKLEEGHRYLYPVLGWGERRLDPTRVDKADGPDTSAFFSFVESLDADSGNTVAGLSFGGYWVKGRRHIGDGKWHHVVQVFSGKYLPNGAPHVVQYVDGWQDRTDSFYHEYWMERDAERIEVATEVSSPQSVPVSMASSLFSADGPGSLSPLMLDEVYVIEGAINSFRVRQLMEENRVGEGE